CACCGCTACCGTACAGGGCGGAGAGGCGCACGGACACATCGGGGGTATCGTGAAGGCAATCGCCCCCGCGGTAAAAAAGGCAAAAGGCAAAAAAGGCGATCTTACGGACAATGCCATCAGGGCAAATGTTGAACTCGTTGCAAAACAGGTAAAGACTTCAGCGCCTATCCTTGCGAAACTGGTCAGGGCGGGAAAGGTCAAGGTCGTCGGCGCAT
The genomic region above belongs to Syntrophorhabdaceae bacterium and contains:
- a CDS encoding carbonic anhydrase; this translates as TATVQGGEAHGHIGGIVKAIAPAVKKAKGKKGDLTDNAIRANVELVAKQVKTSAPILAKLVRAGKVKVVGAYYNIDTGLVEIV